From the Temnothorax longispinosus isolate EJ_2023e chromosome 6, Tlon_JGU_v1, whole genome shotgun sequence genome, one window contains:
- the Apc4 gene encoding anaphase-promoting complex subunit 4 — protein sequence MAGTMRQLEERLLPAEVTTMLWSPKMDLLAISNVKGEVVLHRLQWQRVWLLSPQDESDTAAHLAWRPDGKLLAVCYEISKLLCLVDVETKNVIHKTKLPANDVTVCVKWLSLSNTEQESSLANDKTNKPTGEYLPLLPSLIRSYSTEPERKEFLSHILDMLFIGQKDGTVLMYIFGMFYCGTITVGHGPILQITGGSNNPIWITWRDDTCVKTTRVSCPLFERSSAFLRVAQTQANIECLKDYLSRTLMATCEAWETILLEMDEKLTRYAGANLPGTMSADFLELLMIGIPTKNLETFLLRDLTEKGLKKFGQSIEMCYSNIQKLVSKNLTSVGMALVYQLAELRGMVRIGGTYEALGLRDETLITNAINESEAFLAKSYEIEQVIDQSMRNYKAFFRWLYVAILQLADERAPSEVCRVSQQELTFIAEFLSDFDKPRANGRVNLEKLGQYLRRENLQTPLTSEGSEWAAMLDTNDCLRNYGHIVKQNFNLSLLQSHVKLVSAVEHVFAEAYQSLVDHFVMISISLPSFTSLMLSSQIVINDGNLLLAMSDTDSKFLRLFNIKYSSTESVPLSSKTVTIDVSHKQGESPNERESVDTVIVDLQFYSQDYLSLLILNKQTHASFLIQMPLHGISVLEYGDNDGTASITDFIGATLPKPFQGISARRLAVSGPRKVAAILNENNRKIRLLETEAEPEDEDDEEEEGRSGENMMDTTPSVSFSAEETKTEVQKFYKEENS from the exons ATGGCTGGTACCATGAGACAATTGGAGGAACGTTTGCTCCCTGCAGAGGTGACGACGATGCTGTGGTCACCGAAAATGGATCTTTTAGCCATTAGCAATGTCAAAG GTGAAGTGGTCCTTCATAGGCTTCAGTGGCAGAGAGTATGGTTGTTGAGTCCTCAAGATGAATCCGATACCGCTGCCCATTTGGCGTGGAGACCAGATGGAAAGCTGCTCGCAGTATGCTACGAGATTTCCAAGCTATTGTGTCTCGTTGACGTCGAGACTAAAAATGTTATTCATAAAACCAAATTGCCTGCGAACGACGTGACCGTTTGCGTTAAGTGGTTGTCCCTGTCTAATACCGAACAGGAAAGTTCACTGGCAAAtgataaaactaataaacctACAGGCGAATATCTGCCACTTCTGCCCAGTTTAATCAGAAGTTATAGTACGGAACCTGAGcggaaagaatttttatctcaCATCCTAGATATGCTCTTT ATTGGTCAAAAAGATGGCACAGtattaatgtacatttttgGCATGTTTTATTGTGGCACTATAACTGTGGGCCATGGACCAATCTTGCAGATCACAGGTGGATCTAATAACCCAATATGGATTACATGGAGAGATGATACGTGTGTTAAGACAACTAGGGTATCTTGTCCATTATTTGAGAGAAGCTCAGCGTTTCTTAGG gttgcGCAAACTCAAGCCAACATAGAATGTTTGAAAGATTATCTCTCACGTACCTTAATGGCCACTTGCGAAGCTTGGGAAACGATACTCTTGGAAATGGATGAAAAACTCACGCGATATGCAGGGGCAAATCTACCTGGTACTATGTCTGCAGACTTTTTGGAACTATTGATGATCGGAATACCGAcgaaaaatttagaaactttCCTACTTAGAGATCTCACAGagaaaggattaaaaaaattcggaCAAAGTATTGAAATGTGTTATAGTAATATACAg AAACTGGTCTCGAAAAATTTAACTAGCGTCGGTATGGCCTTAGTTTATCAGTTAGCTGAATTAAGAGGTATGGTGAGAATAGGTGGCACATATGAAGCGTTAGGATTACGCGACGAAACACTCATAACCAATGCCATTAATGAATCTGAGGCTTTCCTGGCGAAATCATATGAGATTGAGCAAGTTATAGATCAGAGTATGCGCAATTACAAAGCATTTTTCCG GTGGTTATATGTAGCCATTCTCCAACTAGCGGATGAAAGAGCACCATCGGAAGTGTGCCGTGTAAGTCAGCAGGAATTAACATTTATCGCAGAATTTCTGAGTGATTTTGACAAGCCAAGAGCGAACGGCAGggtaaatttagaaaaattaggtCAATATTTACGTCGTGAAAATCTACAAACTCCCCTGACTTCGGAGGGAAGCGAATGGGCTGCTATGCTTGATACAAACGATTGCTTGCGCAATTATGGACATATAGTAAAGcagaatttcaatttatctttACTACAATCTCATGTAAAATTAGTCTCTGCTGTAGAACATGTTTTCGCTGAAGCCTATCAGAGCTTAGTTGATCACTTTGTAATGATCTCTATCTCTCTACCATCATTCACATCTCTCATGTTGTCCTCGCAAATTGTAATAAACGATGGAAATCTTTTATTAGCTATGAGCGATACTGACAGCaaatttttaagacttttTAACATAAAGTATTCGTCTACTGAATCTGTACCTCTTAGTTCAAAAACGGTTACAATAGACGTGAGTCACAAGCAAG GAGAATCTccaaatgaaagagagagtgtCGATACTGTGATAGTAGATCTGCAATTTTACTCGCAAGATTATCTTAGCTtgcttatattaaataaacaaactcACGCATCGTTTCTCATACAAATGCCATTACACGGTATATCTGTGCTTGAGTATGGAGACAATGATGGTACAGCATCGATAACCGATTTCATCGGTGCGACGTTGCCGAAACCGTTTCAAGGAATATCTGCGAGACGACTAGCGGTCAGTGGTCCTCGGAAAGTAGCTgctattttaaatgaaaataatagaaagatTCGTTTACTCGAGACTGAAGCGGAACCTGAGGATGAAGACGATGAGGAGGAGGAAGGGCGTTCTGGGGAAAATATGATGGATACCACACCTAGTGTATCTTTTTCTGCGGAAGAAACAAAAACTGAGGTTCAAAAGTTTTATAAGGAAGAAAATAGCTGA
- the LOC139815049 gene encoding uncharacterized protein isoform X2 — translation MWLFILFYLSFILQKSETASENDIVTVKEVTAGHLAELPCLSIDEHHRFMFWQFGTNNVIGPGNPLNEKKYNYEVLSGTLQIRGVSTAESGFYKCFSKGLFDDSQLKVHSVELIVSNEWEQLWENDFETNLLRGMTAVMVLVVAVAVVLLIITVKRKRSQRFFDLEESRENSPERYTPDNRPGVSSGIENVGMDNAVLDIDFPKVFNQMQKEQAMP, via the exons ATGTGgctttttatacttttttatttatcatttatattacaaaaatccGAAACTGCATCTGAAAATGACATAGTAACAGTGAAAGAAGTGACAGCTGGACACTTGGCTGAGCTTCCATGCTTAAGTATTGATGAACATCATCGTTTCATGTTCTGGCAATTTGGAACTAACAATGTTATTGGTCCAGGGAATCCtttaaatgaaaagaaatataattatgaagtATTGAGTGGCACGCTTCAAATCAGA ggTGTGTCAACAGCAGAATCtggattttataaatgtttttcaaaagGCCTATTTGACGATTCTCAATTGAAAGTTCATTCTGTTGAATTGATAGTTTCAAATGAGTGGGAGCAACTTTGGGAAAATGATTTTGAG ACAAATCTGTTACGGGGAATGACTGCTGTTATGGTACTGGTTGTCGCTGTAGCTGTTGTTCTTCTAATTATTACTGTTAAGAGAAAAAGGAGTCAAAGATTctttg atttgGAGGAGTCGAGAGAAAATTCTCCAGAACGATATACGCCAGATAATAGGCCTGGTGTTTCATCAGGCATCGAAAACGTTGGAATGGATAACGCTGTTCTTGACATCGATTTCCCTAAAGTGTTTAACCAAATGCAGAAGGAACAAGCAATGCCATAA
- the LOC139815049 gene encoding uncharacterized protein isoform X1 — MDELQLVSSYLREPGNVTMWLFILFYLSFILQKSETASENDIVTVKEVTAGHLAELPCLSIDEHHRFMFWQFGTNNVIGPGNPLNEKKYNYEVLSGTLQIRGVSTAESGFYKCFSKGLFDDSQLKVHSVELIVSNEWEQLWENDFETNLLRGMTAVMVLVVAVAVVLLIITVKRKRSQRFFDLEESRENSPERYTPDNRPGVSSGIENVGMDNAVLDIDFPKVFNQMQKEQAMP; from the exons ATGGATGAGCTTCAGCTTGTTTCAAGTTACTTGAGGGAACCTGggaat GTGACAATGTGgctttttatacttttttatttatcatttatattacaaaaatccGAAACTGCATCTGAAAATGACATAGTAACAGTGAAAGAAGTGACAGCTGGACACTTGGCTGAGCTTCCATGCTTAAGTATTGATGAACATCATCGTTTCATGTTCTGGCAATTTGGAACTAACAATGTTATTGGTCCAGGGAATCCtttaaatgaaaagaaatataattatgaagtATTGAGTGGCACGCTTCAAATCAGA ggTGTGTCAACAGCAGAATCtggattttataaatgtttttcaaaagGCCTATTTGACGATTCTCAATTGAAAGTTCATTCTGTTGAATTGATAGTTTCAAATGAGTGGGAGCAACTTTGGGAAAATGATTTTGAG ACAAATCTGTTACGGGGAATGACTGCTGTTATGGTACTGGTTGTCGCTGTAGCTGTTGTTCTTCTAATTATTACTGTTAAGAGAAAAAGGAGTCAAAGATTctttg atttgGAGGAGTCGAGAGAAAATTCTCCAGAACGATATACGCCAGATAATAGGCCTGGTGTTTCATCAGGCATCGAAAACGTTGGAATGGATAACGCTGTTCTTGACATCGATTTCCCTAAAGTGTTTAACCAAATGCAGAAGGAACAAGCAATGCCATAA
- the LOC139815052 gene encoding transmembrane protein 60, which yields MAVLHRALFTWFNLLIFLILLVLRLDQRIQWNWFIVFIPMWLYDNILLIYIVFNMISHCKNGRVNSLQREAWYMIAVILKLCAQILICLKLEAPHWSLPAKAVLAPFWLLLPVLAVDVFIHLIHQSRY from the exons ATGGCGGTTTTACATCGCGCCTTGTTCACCTGGTTCAACTTGCTCATATTCCTGATTCTGTTGGTCCTGAGACTCGATCAGAGAATACAATGGAATTGGTTCATAGTTTTTATTCCAATGTGGCTCTACGATAACATTCTACTTATTTACATTGTTTTTAACATGATTTCGCACTGCAAGAACGGACGTGTTAATAGTTTGCAGCGAGAA gCATGGTATATGATAGCTGTGATTTTGAAACTGTGCGCTCAGATCTTGATTTGTCTGAAACTGGAGGCTCCTCACTGGTCTCTACCAGCCAAGGCGGTACTGGCACCATTCTGGCTGCTGCTTCCAGTATTAGCTGTAGATGtctttattcatttaatacaCCAATCTAGGTATTGA
- the LOC139815047 gene encoding NADH-cytochrome b5 reductase 3 isoform X1: protein MNSTIDYVYQVLPVLAAVGTIVVIGVAFKIYKSWSERKKKSAPILLVDPVVKYSLPLIQKDIISHDTRKFRFGLPTSNHVLGLPIGQHIHLTAKIGEEVVIRSYTPVSSDDDQGYVDLVIKVYFKNVHPKFPEGGKLSQYLENMKIGDTIDFRGPSGRLIYKGQGKVTIKLLRKEPPVEYNVKKMVMLAGGTGITPMLQLIRAIIKDPTDETQTSLLFANQTEKDILLRDELDEIAKKYPNKLKLWYTLDSSSEGWPYSTGYISTDIIEKHMFPPSPDTIVLMCGPPPMINFACTPNLDKLGYDTKLRFAY, encoded by the exons ATGAACTCGACGATCGATTACGTATATCaa gtGCTCCCAGTTCTGGCTGCGGTAGGAACGATAGTTGTTATAGGAGtagcatttaaaatatataaatcctggagtgagaggaagaaaaagtcTGCGCCGATACTGCTGGTTGATCCAGTAGTTAAGTATAGTCTACCTCTAATCCAAAAGGACATAATAAGTCACGATACTAGGAAGTTCAGATTTGGATTACCAACGTCAAATCATGTCCTGGGCCTGCCAATTGGTCAGCATATACATTTAACAGCAAAGATTGGAGAAGAGGTTGTAATACGTTCATATACGCCTGTTTCAAGCGACGATGATCAAGGCTACGTTGATCTCGTCATCAAG GTATACTTCAAAAATGTGCATCCAAAGTTTCCTGAAGGAGGAAAATTGTCTCAATACTTGGAAAACATGAAAATAGGGGATACCATCGACTTTAGAGGTCCATCTGGTAGACTGATTTACAAAGGACAAGGGAAAGTAACTATAAAACTTCTTAGGAAGGAACCACCCGTGGAATATAACGTTAAAAAG ATGGTTATGCTCGCTGGTGGTACGGGTATCACGCCGATGTTGCAGCTAATTCGTGCGATAATAAAGGATCCTACGGACGAAACTCAAACCTCCTTGCTGTTCGCCAATCAGACAGAAAAAGACATCTTGCTGCGGGACGAACTGGACGAAATCGCCAAAAAATACccgaataaattaaaactttggTACACCCTAGATTCAAGTAGCGAGGGATGGCCATATAGTACAGGATATATAAGTACTGATATCATAGAGAAACATATGTTTCCACCGTCGCCCGATACTATCGTATTGATGTGTGGGCCACCTCCAATGATCAATTTTGCTTGTACTCCGAATCTCGATAAACTTGGCTACGATACTAAATTACGGTTCGCATATTAA
- the LOC139815047 gene encoding NADH-cytochrome b5 reductase 3 isoform X2, translated as MSNVRTLVLPVLAAVGTIVVIGVAFKIYKSWSERKKKSAPILLVDPVVKYSLPLIQKDIISHDTRKFRFGLPTSNHVLGLPIGQHIHLTAKIGEEVVIRSYTPVSSDDDQGYVDLVIKVYFKNVHPKFPEGGKLSQYLENMKIGDTIDFRGPSGRLIYKGQGKVTIKLLRKEPPVEYNVKKMVMLAGGTGITPMLQLIRAIIKDPTDETQTSLLFANQTEKDILLRDELDEIAKKYPNKLKLWYTLDSSSEGWPYSTGYISTDIIEKHMFPPSPDTIVLMCGPPPMINFACTPNLDKLGYDTKLRFAY; from the exons ATGTCGAACGTACGAACATTG gtGCTCCCAGTTCTGGCTGCGGTAGGAACGATAGTTGTTATAGGAGtagcatttaaaatatataaatcctggagtgagaggaagaaaaagtcTGCGCCGATACTGCTGGTTGATCCAGTAGTTAAGTATAGTCTACCTCTAATCCAAAAGGACATAATAAGTCACGATACTAGGAAGTTCAGATTTGGATTACCAACGTCAAATCATGTCCTGGGCCTGCCAATTGGTCAGCATATACATTTAACAGCAAAGATTGGAGAAGAGGTTGTAATACGTTCATATACGCCTGTTTCAAGCGACGATGATCAAGGCTACGTTGATCTCGTCATCAAG GTATACTTCAAAAATGTGCATCCAAAGTTTCCTGAAGGAGGAAAATTGTCTCAATACTTGGAAAACATGAAAATAGGGGATACCATCGACTTTAGAGGTCCATCTGGTAGACTGATTTACAAAGGACAAGGGAAAGTAACTATAAAACTTCTTAGGAAGGAACCACCCGTGGAATATAACGTTAAAAAG ATGGTTATGCTCGCTGGTGGTACGGGTATCACGCCGATGTTGCAGCTAATTCGTGCGATAATAAAGGATCCTACGGACGAAACTCAAACCTCCTTGCTGTTCGCCAATCAGACAGAAAAAGACATCTTGCTGCGGGACGAACTGGACGAAATCGCCAAAAAATACccgaataaattaaaactttggTACACCCTAGATTCAAGTAGCGAGGGATGGCCATATAGTACAGGATATATAAGTACTGATATCATAGAGAAACATATGTTTCCACCGTCGCCCGATACTATCGTATTGATGTGTGGGCCACCTCCAATGATCAATTTTGCTTGTACTCCGAATCTCGATAAACTTGGCTACGATACTAAATTACGGTTCGCATATTAA
- the Cct2 gene encoding T-complex protein 1 subunit beta has protein sequence MVSLNPVRILKNEAEEEKAEIARLSSVVGAIAIGDLVKSTLGPKGMDKILVSQGRSSGQVHVTNDGATILKSIGVDNPAAKILVDMSRVQDDEVGDGTTSVTVLAAEFLREAEKLIENQKIHPQTIISGWRNAVNVATEALKNAATDNSADPDRFREDLLNIARTTLSSKILSQHKEYFSKLAVDAVLRLKGSGNLSAIQVIKKRGATLADSFLDEGFLLDKKPGVNQPQKVFDARILIANTSMDTDKIKVFGSRVRVDSMAKIAELETAEKEKMKDKVDKIVKHGCNVFINRQLIYNYPEQLFADEKIMAIEHADFDGIERLALVTGGEIVSTFDNPDLVKLGKCDLIEQIMIGEDTLLRFSGVPLGEACTVVIRGATQQIIDEAERSLHDALCVLAGTVRESRIVYGGGCSEMIMACAVMRAAAATPGKEAVAMEAFARALQQLPTIIADNAGYDSAQLVSELRAAHNSVGNTMGLDMEMGKVGCMKRLGITESWMVKRQVLVSAAEAAEMILRVDNILRAAPRKRVQDRGRC, from the exons ATG GTTTCCTTAAATCCAGTGCGGATCCTCAAAAATGAGGCGGAAGAAGAGAAGGCGGAGATTGCTAGGTTGAGCTCGGTTGTTGGGGCTATAGCCATTGGGGACTTGGTGAAATCTACCCTCGGTCCTAAGGGCATGGATAAGATACTCGTATCTCAAGGCAGGTCCTCGGGACAGGTACATGTCACTAATGACGGTGCTACTATCCTTAAAAGCATTGGCGTTGATAATCCCGCTGCCAAGATTTTGGTAGATATGTCCCGTGTCCAAGATGACGAAGTGGGCGATGGCACTACTTCAGTCACCGTTCTCG CTGCCGAGTTTTTGCGAGAAGCTGAAAAGCTAATCGAAAATCAAAAGATACATCCACAAACTATCATTAGTGGTTGGAGGAATGCTGTAAATGTAGCGACTGAGGCTTTAAAAAATGCAGCCACGGACAATTCTGCAGATCCCGATCGTTTTCGGGAGGATTTACTAAATATTGCGCGCACAACGTTGAGTTCTAAGATTTTATCCCAGCACAAGGAATACTTCAGCAAGCTTGCGGTCGACGCAGTGTTGCGTCTTAAAGGCTCCGGTAATTTGTCCGCGATTCAAGTTATCAAAAAACGCGGCGCAACACTCGCCGATTCCTTTTTGGACGAGGGATTCTTATTAGATAAGAAACCAGGTGTCAACCAACCACAAAAAGTATTTGACGCGCGTATACTTATCGCTAATACATCTATGGATACGGATAAAATCAAG GTATTTGGTTCCAGAGTACGTGTAGATTCAATGGCAAAGATAGCAGAATTAGAAACTgcggagaaagaaaagatgaaG GATAAAGTTGACAAAATCGTCAAGCATGGATGCAACGTCTTTATCAATAGGCAATTGATATACAATTATCCAGAACAATTGTTCGCCGATGAGAAAATTATGGCTATCGAACATGCCGATTTCGACGGTATCGAGAGACTTGCGCTTGTTACTGGTGGCGAAATTGTTAGTACTTTCGACAATCCAGATTTAGTCAAGTTGGGAAAATGCGATCTTATCGAACAG ATAATGATAGGAGAAGATACACTCCTAAGATTCTCTGGAGTTCCGTTGGGTGAAGCGTGCACTGTCGTTATTCGTGGCGCAACGCAGCAGATCATCGATGAAGCTGAAAGATCGCTGCACGACGCGCTCTGCGTTTTAGCCGGTACGGTACGCGAGTCGAGAATAGTTTACGGTGGTGGATGCAGCGAAATGATCATGGCTTGCGCTGTTATGCGAGCGGCCGCGGCTACGCCGGGTAAAGAGGCGGTTGCGATGGAAGCCTTCGCACGAGCATTGCAGCAATTGCCGACCATTATCGCCGACAATGCTGGCTACGACTCTGCGCAATTGGTCAGCGAATTAAGAGCTGCGCACAATTCCGTCGGCAACACTATGGGATTGG ATATGGAAATGGGCAAAGTTGGCTGTATGAAGCGGCTAGGAATCACCGAATCTTGGATGGTGAAGAGGCAGGTTCTAGTGAGTGCGGCTGAAGCAGCGGAAATGATACTTCGAGTGGATAATATTTTGCGTGCGGCTCCTAGAAAACGCGTACAAGATAGAGGACGTTGTTaa
- the LOC139815051 gene encoding trafficking protein particle complex subunit 2-like protein: MSQRTKVINLYKTLLYMGRDYPTGYQYFRTKLKRAFDKNKTETDPEKINKMISHESHKMAACVAVIGKDNSPKFIKIYQCTDEAAGLQFHYKVHTSIDIIEEKLNVGNKTTVDIRDLYLGLLFATEEYKIYGYATNTKIKFVIVLQSSNVSLRDNEIKMIFKKLHAAYSNAVCNPFYIPGDEIKSKSFDTSVLEIMGVI; encoded by the exons ATGTCACAACGCactaaagttattaatttgtacaaaACG CTGTTGTACATGGGCCGAGATTATCCAACGGGatatcaatatttcagaaCCAAGCTAAAGAGAGCctttgacaaaaataaaacggaGACTGATCCCgaaaagataaataagatGATAAGTCATG AATCTCATAAAATGGCCGCTTGCGTAGCTGTTATTGGCAAAGAT aactctccaaaatttattaaaatatatcagtgCACGGACGAAGCTGCTGGGTTGCAATTTCATTACAAAGTACACACGTCAATTGATATTATAGAGGAAAAGCTGAACGTAGGGAATAAAACGACGGTTGATATACGCGACTTATACTTAGGCTTGTTATTTgcgactgaagaatataaaat ATATGGCTATGCTACGAATACAAAGATTAAATTTGTCATAGTATTACAATCGTCCAATGTATCATTAAGGgataacgaaataaaaatg ATTTTCAAGAAGTTACATGCTGCATATTCCAACGCTGTTTGCAATCCATTTTACATTCCAGGTGATGAGATAAAGTCCAA ATCATTCGATACGTCGGTGCTGGAAATAATGggtgttatataa